The genomic DNA GAGTTCGCCGGAAGCCCCCTGAAGGTCAACTCCGCGACGCCCGGCTATGTGGCGACCGATCTGAACGGCCACCGGGGCACCCGCACGGTCGAGGAGGGCGCACGGGTGGTCGTGACCCTGGCCACCCTGGACAAGGACGGACCGACCGGTGGCTTCTTCGACGAGGACGGACCGGTGGCCTGGTGACCGGAGCGACGAACGACGCCCCCGGGAGGAGGACGGCGGGCGAACGCTACGGCGAGACCCTCTTCGTCCGGGACACCCCGGAGCACCGGCGCCTGCGGCTCCTGGGCGAGGTCTTCGACCCGCTCTCCATACGGACGCTGGACGCCATCGGCGTGCGCCCCGGCATGCGCTGCCTGGAAATCGGGGCCGGCGGCGGTTCCATGGCGCGGTGGCTGTGCGGACGGGCCGCGCCGGCCCAGGTCGTGGCCACGGACCTCGACATCTCCCCGCTCGTGGCCCAGCCGGAGGAGAACCTCCTGCCGTTGGTCCACGACGTGACCCTGGACGACTTTCCCGCGCACTCCTTCGACCTGGTCCACGCCCGCTTCGTACTCAACCATCTTCCCGAACGGGACGAGGTGCTCAGGCGGATCGTGCGGTGGC from Streptomyces sp. CB09001 includes the following:
- a CDS encoding class I SAM-dependent methyltransferase; the encoded protein is MTGATNDAPGRRTAGERYGETLFVRDTPEHRRLRLLGEVFDPLSIRTLDAIGVRPGMRCLEIGAGGGSMARWLCGRAAPAQVVATDLDISPLVAQPEENLLPLVHDVTLDDFPAHSFDLVHARFVLNHLPERDEVLRRIVRWLRPGGVLVVESFSWFPVDGSPDAGYRKVLLRWSELLRDTIGTDSRWARNYPSALAHHGLRDLGANTVTQHVRGGSDLADFWRLTVGMSKEQLLGKGYLSAKEYEEFAARMRNVDFWDLAPALTQAWGRKAWGRKAWGRK